The DNA segment AGAACGAGTCGCACACTTTGCTCATTTGGGTGGGGCGATCGGCGGACTCATCCTTATGAAATTGTACACAGGTTGGAAAGGCACAAAATCCTCCCTTCCCACTTGGTCACTTTCTCGTTACCTACAAAAACGTAGGTTTATGCGGTACCAAGAAGAAATGGCAAAACGAGAAAATGCCAAAACCAAAGTGGATGAACTGCTTGAAAAAATTTCGAAAAACGGAATGGAGTCTTTATCCCGAAAAGAACGTAAGTTTTTAAACGAAGCCTCACAGAAATACTTCAACGAGTGACAAAAAAAGTTTTTTTCTTTCCCCCTACTCCTCCAAGATCGCCTTACTACAATTTGGCGATTGAAGAATCCGTTGCCATCCAAATGGTAAGTTCTGGGATCACAGCAGGGATCAGGTTATGGAAAAATCCGGATTCCATCATCCTTGGGCTTTCTGAAAATCCTTACCGCAATATCAAAGAAAATGTAGTGAAAACCTATGAGAATGAAGTAAGGTCATTTGGATTTGGGAAAAAACCAAAACCAAACTTCTGTTACATCGCTAGGCGTGCCTCGGGGGGAGGGACAGTTTTCCATTCCCTTTCTGGGAATATCAATTATTCGCTTTATTTTAACTTAGAGGAACGAAAGGAATTATTCCCTGTCAAAGAAAGTTACGACCGTATTTTAGGAATCATTTCCAAATCCCTCTCCCACCAAAACATCAACTCTTTTGCCAAAGGCAAATCAGATCTTGTGTTAGAAAAAGATGGAGTTTTTAAAAAAATCTCAGGAAACGCACAGTTTCGAAAACGAAATTGTATTGTCCAACATGGAACTCTCATCTTAGAAGAAAGTCTCATTGAACGTGTCTCCGAAGTATTACACCACCCACCCGAAGAACCAGATTACCGAAAGGAAAGAGGCCATAAGGATTTTTTAACCTCCATTCCTGGTTTTTTTTCCGAAGAAAAGTGGGCCATCGATTTGGTTAGGGAAGTATTTTTGTATTTAGAAGAGCCACTTCCGTCAGATTTTTCAAACATTTCCTTCTTTGGCAGGGACTTTTCTACTTTTCGGAAACAAGTGCTCAGAGAATCTGAATTTATTCGCAAGAAGAAATACCAAAATCCAGAATACACACTCCACAGAGAAATTCCGACATGAGTTATTTACAAAAACAAGATCCTGAAGTTTATGCTGCCCTAAAAAAAGAAGACGAAAGACAAGAACATTCCCTCGAAATGATTGCGAGTGAAAACTTTGTTTCTCGCCCTGTTCTCGAAGCTTACCACTCTACACTGACCAATAAATATGCGGAAGGTTATCCTGGAAAACGATACTACAATGGCTGTGAAAATGCTGATAAAGTAGAAGAACTCGCTATTGAAAGAGCCAAAAAAATGTTTGGTGCCGAATATGCAAATGTACAACCACATAGCGGTGCTCAGGCGAATATGGCGGTATTTCTTGCCACTCTAGAACCGGGTGATAGTTTCCTTGGAATGAATTTGGCACACGGTGGCCACCTAACACATGGTAGCGCAGTCAACATCAGTGGTAAATATTTTAAACCAATCCCTTACGGTGTGGATGAAAAAACAGAAACTATCAACTACGATGAAGTGGCAAAACTAGCAAAAGAACACAAACCAAAACTCATCGTTGTTGGTGCATCTGCTTACCCTCGCATTATCGATTTTAACAAATTCAGAGAAATTGCAAATGACATTGGTGCCAAAATCATGGCAGACATTGCACATATCTCTGGTTTGGTGGTCGCTGGCGAACACCCAAGTCCCATCGGAGTTTGTGATTTTGTAACTACTACAACTCACAAAACATTACGTGGACCTCGTGGTGGACTCATTCTGTCTTCATCTGAAAACGAAAAAGTTCTCAATTCTCGAGTCTTCCCAGGAATCCAAGGTGGACCTCTTATGCATGTGATCGCAGCAAAAGCAGTTGCCTTTGGGGAAGCTCTCCAACCAGAATTCAAAACCTACATCAAACAAGTTGTGAAAAACGCGAAAGTCCTTGCAGAAGTATTCCAAAAACGAGGATTTCGTGTTGTGTCAGGCGGAACAGACAATCATATCGTTTTACTTGATGTGTCTGTAAAAGGTCTCACAGGTAAAGATGCAGCAGATGGACTTGATCATATCGGTGTGACTGTGAACAAAAACGCGATCCCTTTTGATAAAAACCCTCCTGCAGTTGCGTCAGGGATCCGACTCGGAACTCCTGCTCTCACCACAAGAGGCCTCAAAGAAAAAGAAATCGAAGCCGTTGGCAATTTGATTTGTGATTACCTAGATCATTTTGGCGATACAACTTGGGAATCAAAGGTAAAAGCAGCTGTAAAAGAAATCACAGATGCTTTCCCGATGAAACATTTCCGATTGGAAGACTAAAAACCTACCTAACCAAAACATTTCTCCGTTCCGTATATCCATCGGATAACGGATCGGAGAAGGTTCTCTCAACCAACTCTAAAGATTCTCTTCCATAAAATACTAAAGTGGAAGCTCTTGTTCCATACTGAGGAGTTTTGATGCGGACAGAGGAAAGACCCCTTTCCCGTTCAAGCCCAATCCCTGTATCTGGTAAGGACTCGTCCTCTCTGACAAGTTCCGCATCATTTAACGAACGAAAGAGTTCCCATTCGATTTCGGATTTGGAAATATTTTTCTCCTGCCATCTCGCTACCAATGGTTTCATTTGGGACAAAAGTTTTTCCGTTTTTGGCCAATGGGTATCCCAACTGGCATTACTCACTGCATGAAACCCAAACTCCACTTTTTGAGTGGTAAACGGATCTCCACCAAGTACGATAGCCTCCTTTCCATCAAAGAGAAATAAATTGAATCCTTCATACTGGTTCTGGTTGGCCTTCACTTCGTCTGCATAAAGAGATGAGGATACGGAATCACTTGATTCTAAAAAACGAATCACAAGTTCCCCTCTGGATTTTGGGTTGGGATGGTGGGGTTTTCGGAAATTACGAACATTTGTGAGAAAAGCAACTTTCCCATCTTGGTTCGCTCCAAGCCAAGTCCCACCCGCTTTTAGGTCTTTGCCTGCAATGATGGTAGGTTCTGTTTTCCAAATATGTAACACTTCAGTGGGACGTTCAAAAAATTCATCACGGTTGGAGGCAACTACCAAAGGAAAATCTGGATGGATGCCATAGGCAATACCAACTAAACACATCTTTTTTCAAAAGATCTTGTGCTTTGGTAAAAGAAAGCGAAAAACCTAAGAAATATTTGGATTGAACCCCAAAAACCATATGAAAACGTGAATTGCATTACGATATGAAAGCATTGGAAGCCATAAAAGCCGTCGCTATTTTCCAAGAATCTGTTTTGGATTGGCATAAAAAAGAAGCCCCCCATCCCAATCCCTATCCTGAGGGAACTTTAGAATTCACACTATACCAAAAAAACCACATCGATACCATCCAATGGCACATCGAAGATGAAATCCGTAGACCAGACATTGCTTTAGAAGAAGTTGTGGCTCTCAAACGAAAAATCGACAAACTGAACCAAGACAGAACTGATATGGTAGAAAGGTTGGATGATTTTGTCATCGAGATGTTTCAAACAGTGTCTCCAAAACCAGATGCAAGGCTCAATTCTGAATCGCCTGCTTGGTTACTCGATCGAATGAGTATCCTAGAATTAAAAATTTACCATATGGAAGAACAGGTAAATCGGAAAGATTCATCTGCCACCAAAGAACACATTGAAAAATGCCAAGCTAAGTTAACGGTATTACTCGACCAAAGAGAAGACCTAAAACAATGTTTAGAGGAATTGTTTGATGATTATGCCAAAGGAATCAAACGAGTCAAAGTATACCGACAAATGAAGATGTACAATGACCAAAATCTAAACCCATCTCTTTATAAGAATCAAAAATGACAAACCTTCTTGTACTTCGGTTTTCAGCGATGGGGGATGTTGCCTTAATGACACCAGCACTCATTGCAATCGCCGCAAAATACTCCAATACTCAATTAACGGTTGTTACAAGAGGAAACTTCGCACCATTTTTTTACAATATCCCCAACTTAAATGTTTTAGGTATCAATCTAAAAAAATACAAAGGAATCCTCGGTTTATGGAGGATGTACAGAGACATTGATAAACTCGGTCCTTTTGGTTATGTAATCGACCTTCATGGTTCTTTACGTTCCAGACTCATTGCCTTTTTTTTCCGATTAAAAGGTGTACCTTATTCTAAAATCATCAAAGGTCGTAGAGAAAAATTAGCACAAACTAGACGTTATAATAAAAAATTAAACCAACTCCCCCATACTGTGGAACGTTACTTAAATGTATTTCGGAAATCAGGATTTGATGCACCCATTCGAAAAGGTCCATGGTTAAATGTAGATGGTGAATCCAAAATGTTCGCCAAAGATTATTTTAAATCCATTGGCATCGATAAAAAAGATGGGCAGTGGTTTGGATTTGCACCTTTTGCTGGACACGCACTAAAAGAGTGGAGTTTTGAAAAATGCAAACGCCTTGTAGAAGTTTTGGTTTCTGAATTTCCAGATTGCCATGTATTCTTATTCGGTGGTCGCGATGAAGCCAAGGAATTGGAAATCTTAAAAAACAACCTAACGCAAGTTCATATCGTTCAAGGTGGTCATTTAGGGATTCGCGGGGAACTTGGGATTATGGACCGTTTGGATGTAATGATTGGAATGGATAGTTCAAACGTTCACATTGCTGCCTTATTAAAAAAACCAGTCATTGGTATTTATGGAACCACTCATCCGGTTTCTGGATTTGGACCATTTGCACAAGAAGATTCAGGAGTCTTACAAGTTGACTTACCATGTAGACCATGTTCCATATATGGGAATACGAAATGTTGGAGGGGTGATCACGCATGTATGGAACTCATCGATCCATTGGATGTTGTGAGAAGGATTCGCCTCATCCAAAATGTAAACACACTCTGGTAATTGGGTTTCCTTAAGTCAAAACGAACGAATTGGTAGGAAAAAAACTGTGAATCAAAAGTTATTCCATTTGAGTTTGGCAACTATCCTTCCTTTTCTCATTATCTCCATTTTGTTTACCCCGCTTTTTTCCCAAGAATTCGATTCCCAATTCCAAGAAGTCGAACTTCCATCACCTAACAAAAAAGACTTCGAAGAACAAATCAAATGCCAAGAAGGAATCTGTAAACAAATCAAGTTCACAGAAGATGGGAAATACTTAGATGAAGTTTGGACGGAACTTGGGAAAGGTGGAGGGAAAGTTGTTGTAGATTTTTTAGATTTCCCCATGTCATTCAGTGAATCACGTATGGAACCCATTGCAGAATACCTTCGTGAAATAACCAAACGAGATGGCCATGTTAGTTTTGAACCGTTTTACATCGCCACAAGAGGGATCGGTTTTACAGACATCCCCATTGTAAAAGATTTATTCGGATTATCATATAACATATTCAAACGGATTCGATCTTTTGTCAAATTTGGAAGGATGGAATCTTATAATGCGAAAGTATTGTACCATCCATCTAACGGAAAAGTTTTACAAGTTTTCTTTTTCCATAAAAATTATGGCAACCTTTGTGAAACCGTTTATTCCACATGTGATCGCATCGAATACATAGATGATGAATTATTCGACAAACAACTTTCTTTACGTTTAAAAGAAACAAGGCAGAGGAATATTGAAATTCGATTTGGCCAAACACCTGCTGTTTTACCAACAGCAAAACTTGATATTGGGAATTTATTAGATTCAAATCGATCTGCAAGGCTTTATAAATGGCTCATCATTTCCAAAAAAACAGAAACCAAAACAGTTAAAAAAGATAGGTTTCTGACACTTGAGCTCGCAATCAAAACTATCGACTATACACTTAGTGCTTATGAACTCGTAGAAACAATCCAAATGTATATCCCTGCTAGGTCCAAACAAGCAGAGATCATTTACGAAGATACAGAAGAAGGCAAACAAGTACGGTCCGTCGTTTTTTACCCACTACCAACTAGCGATTAGTCTCCATTTTGATTTTTAAATATTAAAATTGGATTTTTGATTTGTCGGTATTTAACAAGTAATACAAAGAAAAGGCATGCAAGCCCTGCAGAACCAGGAAATAATATAGTAGTTAAATTCCATTCCGCCAATGCAAAAATCGCAAGTGTATTCCGAAATAGGAATACCAAATAAAAACCAATAGGTTCGGAATTTGGCAATACATACCCTTTTCGAATTGTTGGAATAAATCCAAGGGTATCAGCAAAGGATAATACAATCACAGCCGCGAGAGGACTCGAAAAATGAAACCAAAAGGGTATACTGGATAAAGCCAAAATAAAAAAAAACCAATCTACTTTTGTAATTTTAATTTCACCACGTTTTCGATAGGCAAACAGTGCAACTAACAATGTTGTGATCCCGGATATTGCGATAGGAATTGCTCCAATCCCACCTTTCCCAGCGATCTGTGCAAAAAACACAATGCAAGTGGTGACTCCCCAAATGATCCAAGAAAACACATGAGGTTGAATTTTCCCGTTCGCTATCCCTTTTAAGTACGGAATGTATGCTAATATTGTGAGAACAATTGCAATTACGCTTAAGATCGAACGAATTTCAATTCCAATTGGATTTGTCATTGCATAAAATCAAAAAACAAATCGAAGATCGTAGTCTTTTTCACTTTGCCTTTCATTGCTTCAATGACTTTTCCATACACTTCTTCCATTGCATCCACACATTTTTCCATTTCATGCCCAGAAGCAACGTGAATGGAATGTTTGGAAAACTTAGAATACAAACTTGGATTGCGAATGATCTCAAGTGCACCTTGTGCGATTCCTTTTGCATCAAAAGATTTTGCGATGAAACCATTTTCACCATGGCGAATGAGTTCCGGAAGAGCAAATGCATCAACACCAACTGCAGGAAGTCCACAAGCAATTGCCTCCAATACAACCAATCCTTGTGTTTCCATTGTAGAAGCAGTTAAAAACACATCATACTGAGGGTATACTTCGTGTAAAACTGCATTCGGAATAAATCCTTTGAATTCAACAGAATGATCAATGCCAAGATGTTCGGCTTGTCTTTGTAAGGATGGGATGGCTGGTCCTTCTCCAATGATGGTTAATGTGGCCTTTGGAAATTGTTCATGAATGAGTTTGAATGCATTGATGACAATATCACAATTTTTTTCATACGAAATTCGCCCTACATGCAAAAACTTTGGTGCCTCACCACTCAAATACTCCTTTGGTTTTCCTTGGAATCGTTTTAGATCCATGCCATTGGAGACCACAGTGATCGGACGAGTGATCCCATATTCAATCAACTGTTCTTTGATCAAATGACTAGGGGAAATGACCACATCACATCGATTATAGATATCATTACAAATTTTCAGAATGATTTTTTTACGTATGTTGAAGTTATCAAACTTAACAATTTTGTCCAACTCTTCAATGTTTAACTTTTTTTTGAATTTGTTTGCTTTAAAAAATAATTTGTCTAGTTTAAAGAGACGGTAAAAGGAAACATACATCTCCTGTTCTGCCATCAGTGTGTGATAAGTTCCAATCGTAGGAACCCCAAATCGTTCCGCAGCATTCACTGCATAAAGACCGAGTAGTCCCGGTGTATGGATGTGGATTAGATCAGGTTTAAAATCTTCGATGATCCTTTTGATTTTTCCAGGGGAGGGTAAAACCACCTTAATATCAGGGTAACTTGGTAAATAACC comes from the Leptospira ellinghausenii genome and includes:
- a CDS encoding lipoate--protein ligase family protein — encoded protein: MTKKVFFFPPTPPRSPYYNLAIEESVAIQMVSSGITAGIRLWKNPDSIILGLSENPYRNIKENVVKTYENEVRSFGFGKKPKPNFCYIARRASGGGTVFHSLSGNINYSLYFNLEERKELFPVKESYDRILGIISKSLSHQNINSFAKGKSDLVLEKDGVFKKISGNAQFRKRNCIVQHGTLILEESLIERVSEVLHHPPEEPDYRKERGHKDFLTSIPGFFSEEKWAIDLVREVFLYLEEPLPSDFSNISFFGRDFSTFRKQVLRESEFIRKKKYQNPEYTLHREIPT
- the glyA gene encoding serine hydroxymethyltransferase, whose protein sequence is MSYLQKQDPEVYAALKKEDERQEHSLEMIASENFVSRPVLEAYHSTLTNKYAEGYPGKRYYNGCENADKVEELAIERAKKMFGAEYANVQPHSGAQANMAVFLATLEPGDSFLGMNLAHGGHLTHGSAVNISGKYFKPIPYGVDEKTETINYDEVAKLAKEHKPKLIVVGASAYPRIIDFNKFREIANDIGAKIMADIAHISGLVVAGEHPSPIGVCDFVTTTTHKTLRGPRGGLILSSSENEKVLNSRVFPGIQGGPLMHVIAAKAVAFGEALQPEFKTYIKQVVKNAKVLAEVFQKRGFRVVSGGTDNHIVLLDVSVKGLTGKDAADGLDHIGVTVNKNAIPFDKNPPAVASGIRLGTPALTTRGLKEKEIEAVGNLICDYLDHFGDTTWESKVKAAVKEITDAFPMKHFRLED
- a CDS encoding NRDE family protein; its protein translation is MCLVGIAYGIHPDFPLVVASNRDEFFERPTEVLHIWKTEPTIIAGKDLKAGGTWLGANQDGKVAFLTNVRNFRKPHHPNPKSRGELVIRFLESSDSVSSSLYADEVKANQNQYEGFNLFLFDGKEAIVLGGDPFTTQKVEFGFHAVSNASWDTHWPKTEKLLSQMKPLVARWQEKNISKSEIEWELFRSLNDAELVREDESLPDTGIGLERERGLSSVRIKTPQYGTRASTLVFYGRESLELVERTFSDPLSDGYTERRNVLVR
- a CDS encoding DUF4254 domain-containing protein, which encodes MKALEAIKAVAIFQESVLDWHKKEAPHPNPYPEGTLEFTLYQKNHIDTIQWHIEDEIRRPDIALEEVVALKRKIDKLNQDRTDMVERLDDFVIEMFQTVSPKPDARLNSESPAWLLDRMSILELKIYHMEEQVNRKDSSATKEHIEKCQAKLTVLLDQREDLKQCLEELFDDYAKGIKRVKVYRQMKMYNDQNLNPSLYKNQK
- a CDS encoding glycosyltransferase family 9 protein codes for the protein MTNLLVLRFSAMGDVALMTPALIAIAAKYSNTQLTVVTRGNFAPFFYNIPNLNVLGINLKKYKGILGLWRMYRDIDKLGPFGYVIDLHGSLRSRLIAFFFRLKGVPYSKIIKGRREKLAQTRRYNKKLNQLPHTVERYLNVFRKSGFDAPIRKGPWLNVDGESKMFAKDYFKSIGIDKKDGQWFGFAPFAGHALKEWSFEKCKRLVEVLVSEFPDCHVFLFGGRDEAKELEILKNNLTQVHIVQGGHLGIRGELGIMDRLDVMIGMDSSNVHIAALLKKPVIGIYGTTHPVSGFGPFAQEDSGVLQVDLPCRPCSIYGNTKCWRGDHACMELIDPLDVVRRIRLIQNVNTLW
- a CDS encoding glycosyltransferase, which gives rise to MRVLYFSDTFLPKTDGVAVSIKNFSELLALRGHQFCICAPKYGDGDFDRMTDNIQVIRFRSGYLPSYPDIKVVLPSPGKIKRIIEDFKPDLIHIHTPGLLGLYAVNAAERFGVPTIGTYHTLMAEQEMYVSFYRLFKLDKLFFKANKFKKKLNIEELDKIVKFDNFNIRKKIILKICNDIYNRCDVVISPSHLIKEQLIEYGITRPITVVSNGMDLKRFQGKPKEYLSGEAPKFLHVGRISYEKNCDIVINAFKLIHEQFPKATLTIIGEGPAIPSLQRQAEHLGIDHSVEFKGFIPNAVLHEVYPQYDVFLTASTMETQGLVVLEAIACGLPAVGVDAFALPELIRHGENGFIAKSFDAKGIAQGALEIIRNPSLYSKFSKHSIHVASGHEMEKCVDAMEEVYGKVIEAMKGKVKKTTIFDLFFDFMQ